One window from the genome of Hydractinia symbiolongicarpus strain clone_291-10 chromosome 1, HSymV2.1, whole genome shotgun sequence encodes:
- the LOC130629454 gene encoding uncharacterized protein K02A2.6-like, whose translation MLEDRVLIPRALRRTLLEELHIGHQGVSAMRENAKRRFFWPQMSSHIQNHRSQCTRCNQIAPSNRKDTPEVPDPPIYPFQQTAADLFHMAGRLYIVYADRFSGWPEVASTKPDATATTVVNILRRYFTNFGVPEGLSSDGGPPFTSHEFENFLRSWNVSHRVSSVGYPQSNGRAEAAVKTVKRILTTNISQSGSLDTDNVAKALLLYRNTPSPDMGVSPSELLFGRHIRDHLPAPRGFRKEWIDLADIRENAFTRRHQHACTTSQRQLPVLKVRDTFPFRTKLVTPRFDGKRPG comes from the coding sequence ATGCTTGAAGATCGCGTCCTGATACCACGCGCTCTTCGACGTACCCTACTAGAAGAGTTACACATCGGACACCAAGGCGTCAGCGCAATGAGAGAAAATGCAAAAAGACGATTCTTCTGGCCACAAATGAGCTCACACATACAAAACCACAGGAGTCAATGCACCCGATGCAACCAAATCGCTCCCTCAAATCGCAAAGATACACCGGAAGTCCCCGATCCGCCGATTTATCCATTCCAACAGACAGCTGCCGATCTATTTCACATGGCAGGGCGTCTGTATATAGTCTACGCAGATCGCTTCTCCGGTTGGCCAGAGGTAGCCTCAACCAAACCTGATGCTACAGCTACCACGGTTGTAAACATTCTTCGAAGATATTTCACAAATTTTGGCGTCCCCGAAGGACTGTCATCAGACGGGGGTCCGCCATTTACATCTCACGAGTTCGAAAACTTTCTACGATCTTGGAACGTTTCACATCGAGTATCATCTGTCGGCTACCCCCAAAGCAACGGACGAGCAGAAGCCGCAGTTAAGACTGTCAAACGAATATTAACGACCAATATTAGTCAATCTGGGTCACTGGACACCGATAATGTCGCCAAAGCCCTTCTCCTGTACCGAAACACTCCATCACCAGACATGGGAGTCTCACCTTCTGAGCTCCTATTTGGACGCCACATCAGAGACCATCTTCCAGCACCAAGAGGTTTCCGGAAAGAATGGATTGACTTAGCCGATATTCGCGAGAACGCTTTTACGAGAAGACACCAACATGCTTGCACGACATCACAACGACAACTCCCTGTCTTGAAAGTTAGAGACACTTTTCCATTCAGAACCAAACTGGTAACGCCCCGCTTCGATGGGAAAAGACCGGGGTAA